Proteins from a genomic interval of Molothrus ater isolate BHLD 08-10-18 breed brown headed cowbird chromosome 10, BPBGC_Mater_1.1, whole genome shotgun sequence:
- the THPO gene encoding thrombopoietin, giving the protein MQGRSPQPSMELNRLLLLTSFLLHVKEDRASPTRLVCDSRLIQKYIVEAKDMEKRVGQCQALPALRCPAVLPLVDFTFQQWKSKSNETKRREILCDLALLLGAAAGAQGQVSDECGARQLSQLYRHANSFFLLLQTFSWEAGHWEPSCSPHSMEQTHVSSIFLTYRQLVQGKLRFFFYDLATVSCKQGQGDSRDPPCGAQ; this is encoded by the exons ATGCAGGGCCGAAGCCCCCAGCCGAGCATGGAGCTGAACA GACTGCTCCTCCTCACATCCTTCCTCCTGCACGTGAAAGAGGACCGTGCCAGCCCAACACGGCTGGTCTGTGACAGCAGACTTATCCAGAAGTACATCGTGGAGGCCAAGGACATGGAAAAGAGAGTG GGCCagtgccaggccctgcctgcACTCAggtgccctgcagtgctgcccttgGTGGACTTCACTTTCCAGCAGTGGAAATCCAAATCg AACGAGACCAAGCGGCGGGAGATCCTGTGTgacctggccctgctgctgggtgctgcagcaggggcccAGGGCCAGGTGAGCGACGAGTGCGGGGCCAGGCAGCTGAGCCAGCTTTACCGACACGCCAACTCcttcttcctgctcctgcagaccTTCAGCTGGGAG GCAGGACACTGGGAGCCGAGCTGCTCCCCACACTCCATGGAGCAGACCCACGTCTCCAGCATTTTCCTCACCTACCGGCAGCTGGTACAGGGCAAGCTGCGCTTCTTCTTCTACGACCTGGCCACGGTCTCATGCAAGcaaggacagggggacagcagagACCCTCCATGTGGGGCCCAATGA